Proteins encoded within one genomic window of Chitinophaga parva:
- a CDS encoding SusD/RagB family nutrient-binding outer membrane lipoprotein — protein sequence MLHRLKYIVGGALVLAALAVTSCKKAYFYSGINDDPTQLHDNTPTLLLPGIEVKSAYLYGGDQSRFAAIFTQQVTGNGNQPANYSRYNVSTDDVDNLWTFGWYGAVMNDEHVMIQLSDSLGARHYAGIARIMMANSLASVTDFWGDAPYSDAFRGLDELQPKFDSQQQIYDTLHALLDHAIADLAADDNTAQPADDDLIFHGDLAMWTRFAHSLKARYYLHTSKVQPATLAKAASEAAQGLKFGENAGIVFEGKAVTSENPWSQMVTQRVGDYSFNGYLNTLTKNAGDPRHDVYFSDDPTTLGSLYGSPNSPVYFVTHDEVLFILSEASLKLGNTLDAANNYNHAVAYNLFRSLGDSSYATTVARTAGNITLQQIITQKYIAEFLNAECWTDWRRTGFPAISAFPNNVTNNVIPRSLLYPSGEIRYNSNTKQHTILARLWWDVQ from the coding sequence ATGTTACATCGTCTTAAATATATCGTAGGGGGCGCACTGGTGCTGGCTGCACTGGCAGTTACTTCCTGTAAGAAAGCCTACTTCTACAGTGGCATCAATGATGATCCCACACAATTACATGACAACACACCCACGTTGCTGCTACCTGGCATCGAAGTGAAATCCGCCTATCTTTATGGTGGGGACCAATCCCGCTTTGCGGCTATTTTCACGCAGCAGGTAACGGGTAATGGTAACCAGCCGGCCAACTACTCCCGCTACAACGTTTCTACCGATGACGTAGACAACCTCTGGACGTTTGGCTGGTATGGCGCAGTAATGAATGATGAGCACGTGATGATCCAGCTGTCTGACTCCCTGGGAGCCCGCCACTATGCCGGCATTGCACGTATTATGATGGCTAACTCCCTGGCTTCCGTAACAGACTTCTGGGGGGATGCGCCTTATTCTGACGCCTTCCGTGGGCTGGACGAACTGCAACCTAAATTTGACAGTCAGCAACAGATCTATGATACCCTGCATGCCCTGCTGGACCATGCTATTGCAGACCTGGCAGCAGACGACAATACAGCGCAACCAGCGGACGATGACCTGATATTCCACGGCGACCTGGCAATGTGGACCCGCTTTGCCCACTCCCTGAAAGCCCGCTATTACCTGCATACTTCCAAGGTGCAACCGGCCACCCTGGCCAAAGCGGCAAGTGAAGCAGCCCAGGGCCTCAAGTTTGGAGAAAACGCCGGTATCGTATTTGAAGGGAAAGCTGTAACATCTGAAAACCCCTGGTCACAGATGGTTACCCAGCGCGTAGGCGACTATTCTTTCAATGGCTATCTGAATACACTGACCAAGAACGCCGGCGATCCGCGGCATGACGTGTATTTCTCCGATGATCCCACAACACTGGGGTCTTTGTATGGTTCTCCCAACTCACCGGTATACTTTGTGACGCATGATGAAGTACTGTTCATTTTGTCTGAAGCATCCCTGAAACTGGGCAACACGCTGGATGCGGCTAATAACTACAATCATGCAGTTGCATATAACCTGTTCCGTTCCCTGGGCGATTCCAGCTACGCTACTACAGTGGCCAGAACGGCAGGCAACATTACGTTGCAGCAGATCATCACCCAGAAGTACATTGCCGAATTCCTGAACGCTGAGTGCTGGACAGACTGGCGCAGAACCGGGTTCCCCGCCATCAGCGCTTTTCCGAACAATGTGACAAACAACGTGATCCCCCGCAGCCTGTTGTATCCCAGCGGTGAGATCCGTTACAACAGCAATACCAAGCAGCACACTATCCTGGCAAGGCTCTGGTGGGATGTTCAATAA
- a CDS encoding DUF3467 domain-containing protein has protein sequence MDIQEEEQQQLNIELTEEMAEGTYANLAVITHSNAEFVVDFVNILPGMPKARVKSRIILTPQHAKRFMKAMLDNIKKYEAAHGPIQDQEPVSVPMNFGGPTAQA, from the coding sequence ATGGATATACAGGAAGAAGAGCAGCAACAACTGAACATCGAACTCACGGAAGAAATGGCGGAAGGTACCTATGCAAACCTGGCGGTGATCACCCATTCCAATGCAGAATTTGTGGTGGATTTTGTGAACATCCTGCCCGGCATGCCCAAGGCCAGAGTGAAATCCCGTATCATCCTCACACCCCAGCATGCCAAGCGCTTCATGAAGGCCATGCTGGATAATATCAAGAAATATGAAGCCGCCCACGGCCCAATCCAGGACCAGGAGCCGGTTTCCGTACCCATGAACTTTGGAGGACCTACCGCCCAGGCCTAA
- a CDS encoding Ldh family oxidoreductase gives MEQTYAYSHLRDFTRDVFLAMGCPASQATLASEVLLSADLRGIDSHGVARLSGYVRLWEAGRINATPNIRIVHETPSTAVVDGDGGLGLVVAPFAMQVAIDKAALAGTGWVSVKHSNHFGIAGYHAMKALDRDMIGMAMTNASPLVAPTFGKERMLGTNPIAVAIPANKQPAFVADFATTTAANGKLEILQRKEEAAPTGWIQDKAGNSSTNPHELKEGGALLPLGGDRDHGSHKGYCLGAIVDIFSAVLSGANYGPWAPPFVSFLAPPAHPVGEGLGHFFGAMRVDAFRPAEEFKDHMDNWISRFRATTPVNDDQPVLIPGDPEREMQALRLEKGIPVLLPVVKDLQAVAQKFNLNF, from the coding sequence ATGGAGCAAACATATGCTTATTCCCATCTGCGGGACTTTACCCGGGATGTTTTTCTTGCCATGGGCTGCCCCGCCAGCCAGGCCACATTGGCCAGCGAAGTATTACTGAGCGCGGATCTCAGGGGGATAGATTCCCATGGCGTAGCCCGGCTCTCGGGCTACGTGCGTTTATGGGAGGCTGGTCGCATCAATGCCACACCCAACATCCGCATTGTACACGAAACCCCCTCTACCGCCGTGGTGGACGGTGATGGTGGCCTGGGCCTGGTAGTGGCACCCTTTGCCATGCAGGTAGCCATCGATAAAGCCGCCCTGGCCGGCACCGGCTGGGTGAGCGTAAAGCATTCCAACCACTTTGGTATAGCCGGCTATCACGCTATGAAGGCGCTGGACCGTGACATGATAGGCATGGCCATGACCAATGCCAGCCCCCTGGTGGCCCCCACCTTCGGGAAGGAGCGCATGCTGGGTACCAACCCTATTGCCGTGGCCATCCCGGCCAATAAGCAACCTGCTTTTGTAGCCGATTTTGCCACCACCACGGCGGCAAACGGTAAGCTGGAGATCCTCCAGCGCAAGGAAGAGGCAGCACCCACGGGCTGGATCCAGGACAAAGCTGGTAACAGCAGCACCAACCCCCATGAACTGAAAGAAGGCGGCGCTTTGCTGCCCCTGGGCGGCGACCGTGACCACGGGAGCCACAAGGGGTATTGCCTGGGTGCCATAGTGGATATATTTTCGGCGGTGCTTTCCGGCGCCAATTACGGCCCCTGGGCGCCCCCTTTCGTGAGCTTCCTGGCACCACCGGCACACCCGGTGGGCGAGGGGCTGGGCCACTTTTTTGGCGCCATGCGGGTAGATGCATTCCGTCCCGCGGAAGAATTTAAGGACCACATGGACAACTGGATAAGCCGCTTCAGGGCCACCACGCCGGTGAACGATGACCAGCCCGTGCTGATCCCCGGCGATCCCGAACGGGAAATGCAGGCCCTGCGCCTGGAGAAAGGCATCCCCGTGCTACTGCCCGTAGTGAAAGACCTGCAGGCCGTGGCACAGAAATTCAACCTTAACTTTTAG
- a CDS encoding aspartate kinase: MKVLKFGGTSVGKPERMHSVAQLITADQDAKIVVLSALSGTTNSLVEIAQSLADGNKAQAKQQIDKLEAHYRSFCEALVKTDAARAEAKAIVDEHFEFLNIILKISFNEALNKDILAQGELLSTKLFTVYLQEAGIKAVLLPALDFMSIDEFEEPEIPRIKTRLTALIDQQKSEHIFITQGYICRNAKGEVDNLKRGGSDYSASLIGAAIQASEIQIWTDIDGMHNNDPRVVKKTFPIDQLSFDEAAELAYFGAKILHPASIWPAQHFNIPVKLLNTMQPEAKGTIITELPNGNGVKAVAAKDGIIAIKIKSSRMLLAYGFLRKIFEVFEKYRTPIDMITTSEVAVSITIDSTAHLEQILKELQPFGTVELDHHQTIVSIVGNEVAATPSIIQKLFDSIAEIPVRMISYGGSRHNISILVAAQYKDKTLQVLNKGLFNLE; this comes from the coding sequence ATGAAAGTTTTAAAATTTGGCGGTACTTCGGTAGGAAAACCGGAACGCATGCATTCGGTGGCCCAACTGATCACCGCAGATCAGGATGCCAAGATCGTGGTACTGTCTGCCTTATCCGGGACCACCAATTCCCTGGTGGAGATCGCCCAGTCACTGGCGGACGGCAATAAGGCACAGGCCAAACAACAGATCGACAAGCTGGAAGCACATTACCGGTCTTTCTGTGAAGCGCTCGTCAAGACAGACGCAGCCCGCGCTGAAGCCAAAGCCATCGTGGATGAACATTTTGAGTTCCTTAATATCATCCTGAAGATCTCTTTCAATGAAGCACTGAATAAAGATATCCTCGCGCAGGGTGAATTGCTGTCTACCAAACTGTTTACCGTGTACCTGCAGGAAGCCGGCATCAAGGCCGTGTTGCTCCCCGCGCTGGACTTCATGAGCATAGACGAGTTTGAAGAACCGGAAATTCCCCGCATCAAGACCCGCCTCACGGCCCTCATTGACCAGCAGAAAAGCGAGCACATTTTCATCACCCAGGGTTACATCTGCCGCAATGCCAAAGGCGAGGTGGACAACCTGAAACGGGGTGGCAGTGATTACTCTGCGTCCCTGATCGGTGCAGCCATCCAGGCTTCTGAAATACAGATCTGGACAGACATTGATGGGATGCACAACAATGATCCCCGCGTGGTGAAGAAAACCTTCCCGATCGACCAGTTGTCTTTCGATGAAGCCGCGGAACTGGCCTACTTTGGCGCCAAGATCCTGCATCCCGCCTCCATCTGGCCTGCACAGCATTTCAATATTCCTGTGAAACTGCTCAATACCATGCAACCGGAAGCAAAAGGCACCATCATTACCGAACTGCCTAACGGCAACGGGGTGAAAGCAGTAGCAGCAAAAGACGGTATCATTGCCATCAAGATCAAATCCAGCCGAATGCTGCTGGCATATGGTTTCCTGCGGAAGATCTTCGAGGTATTTGAAAAATACCGCACGCCTATTGATATGATCACCACTTCTGAGGTGGCGGTTTCCATCACCATCGACAGCACTGCCCACCTGGAGCAGATCCTCAAGGAACTGCAGCCTTTTGGTACCGTAGAACTGGATCATCACCAGACCATCGTATCTATTGTGGGTAACGAGGTGGCGGCTACACCGTCCATCATCCAGAAACTGTTTGACTCTATCGCAGAGATCCCCGTGAGGATGATCTCTTATGGTGGCAGCCGCCATAACATTTCTATCCTGGTGGCAGCACAATACAAGGATAAGACCCTGCAGGTATTGAACAAGGGATTGTTCAACCTGGAGTAG
- a CDS encoding XRE family transcriptional regulator — protein MSIVCRNLKYLRKQKGWTQQEFADKLGIKRSLLGAYEEERAEPRTEVLEMVSDMFRVSIDDMLRRDLGDQKENFLEKRRQLKMGNSRQQIEFVPVKAAAGYLAGYNDDEFIEELNTFTLPMLGAGSYRAFEIAGDSMLPTPSGSVIVCHKVGGWDDLRNNETYIVMTNREGIVYKRLVKSNRAKTKVTLVSDNPQYEPYSVNMDDILEIWQTDAVISKTNSQSRMSVTHLADMVSHLQDQVSLLKKKIKE, from the coding sequence ATGTCTATCGTTTGTCGTAATTTAAAATACCTGCGGAAGCAAAAGGGCTGGACCCAGCAGGAGTTTGCCGATAAATTAGGGATCAAGCGTTCCCTGCTCGGCGCCTACGAGGAGGAACGTGCGGAGCCCCGCACCGAGGTGCTGGAGATGGTCAGCGATATGTTCCGCGTGTCTATCGATGACATGTTGCGCCGCGACCTGGGCGACCAGAAAGAGAACTTCCTGGAAAAACGCCGGCAGCTTAAGATGGGCAACAGCCGCCAGCAGATCGAGTTTGTGCCGGTAAAAGCGGCCGCCGGTTACCTGGCAGGTTACAACGATGATGAGTTCATCGAGGAGCTGAACACCTTTACCCTGCCCATGCTGGGCGCAGGCAGTTACCGGGCCTTTGAAATTGCGGGAGATTCCATGCTGCCCACTCCCTCCGGCTCCGTAATTGTTTGCCACAAAGTAGGTGGCTGGGATGACCTGCGCAACAATGAGACCTACATCGTGATGACCAACCGCGAAGGCATCGTGTACAAACGCCTGGTGAAAAGCAACCGGGCCAAGACCAAGGTCACCCTCGTATCAGACAATCCCCAGTACGAGCCTTACTCCGTGAACATGGATGACATCCTGGAGATCTGGCAAACCGATGCCGTGATCAGCAAGACCAACAGTCAAAGCCGCATGAGTGTAACGCACCTGGCGGACATGGTAAGCCATTTGCAGGACCAGGTGAGTTTATTGAAGAAGAAGATCAAGGAGTAG
- a CDS encoding SdpI family protein: MKQSDFPKEVLIILLLLVPMAYLGIIWPTIPEMVGTNYTVQGTPGRIGDKNELLLLMIFLFLTNFLLYCLFRYIPKTDEVPDHTSGYWRSYYRTRFLMHLYLAVFTSVLIFMIHIGKEFLLERWAFVGVGLLVVILGVYLGGLQPNYFIGVRTPWTLMSSQIWQETHRMASRLWIIAGIVIMSCGFFMQAVSAVFVVIVIAALIAFLPYIYSFRLYNTDKG; encoded by the coding sequence ATGAAACAGTCTGATTTCCCGAAAGAAGTGCTCATTATTCTATTGTTGCTGGTGCCCATGGCCTACCTGGGCATTATCTGGCCCACTATTCCAGAGATGGTAGGCACCAATTATACGGTGCAGGGTACGCCCGGCCGTATCGGTGATAAAAATGAGCTGTTGCTGCTCATGATCTTCCTCTTCCTGACCAACTTTTTATTGTACTGCCTGTTCCGCTACATTCCCAAAACGGATGAGGTACCAGACCATACCTCCGGCTACTGGCGTTCCTACTACCGCACCCGTTTTCTCATGCACCTGTACCTGGCGGTATTTACCAGCGTACTGATCTTCATGATCCATATTGGCAAGGAGTTCCTGCTGGAGCGCTGGGCCTTTGTGGGAGTGGGATTGCTGGTGGTGATCCTGGGTGTGTACCTGGGTGGGCTGCAGCCCAATTATTTCATCGGGGTACGCACGCCCTGGACGCTCATGAGCTCACAGATCTGGCAGGAGACCCACCGCATGGCCAGCAGGCTCTGGATCATTGCGGGCATCGTGATCATGTCATGCGGCTTTTTTATGCAGGCCGTATCGGCCGTGTTTGTGGTGATTGTTATTGCGGCGCTCATTGCCTTCCTGCCCTACATCTATTCCTTCCGCCTGTACAACACAGACAAGGGATGA
- the dinB gene encoding DNA polymerase IV — MITLQQRSIAHFDLDCFFVSVECLKDRSLIGKPLLVGGQSDRGVVAACSYEARRYGIHSAMPMKTAMRLCPHAIVRSGDMEKYSMYSRWVTDIISRQAPLYEQSSIDEFYLDLTGMDKFFGAEKWTKALRERIILETSLPISFGLASNKLVSKVATNEAKPNGQLVVPYGLERAFLAPMKVEKLPMVGKETAAQLRRRGVETVQTLSEVPVQLLEAWLGKHGIALWNKANGIDETPVVPFHEQKSISTENTFHADTIDLHFLHGELVRMTEKIAFELRQQNKLAGCITVKIRYADFQTVSRQMTIPYSCADHVLLEKVKELFTKLNDRRQLIRLIGVRFSHLVQGNYQISLFEDTQEKIALYQAIDGIKNRFGGDALMRGVNVEQHNERKHRKAGVLPFYKPERYLKEVAKTRPYVS, encoded by the coding sequence ATGATCACATTACAACAACGTTCCATTGCGCACTTCGACCTGGATTGCTTTTTTGTATCCGTAGAATGCCTGAAAGACCGCAGCCTCATTGGCAAACCCTTGCTGGTAGGCGGCCAGAGCGACCGTGGCGTGGTGGCAGCGTGCAGTTATGAAGCCCGGCGTTATGGCATTCATTCCGCCATGCCCATGAAAACCGCCATGCGCCTTTGCCCGCACGCGATAGTGCGCAGCGGCGATATGGAAAAATACAGCATGTACTCCCGCTGGGTCACCGATATTATTAGCAGACAGGCCCCGCTCTATGAGCAATCTTCCATCGATGAATTTTACCTGGACCTCACCGGCATGGACAAATTCTTTGGCGCGGAAAAATGGACCAAAGCCTTGCGGGAACGCATTATCCTGGAAACATCCCTCCCCATTTCCTTTGGGCTGGCGTCTAATAAACTGGTATCCAAAGTAGCCACCAACGAGGCCAAGCCCAATGGGCAGCTGGTAGTACCTTATGGCCTGGAGCGTGCTTTCCTGGCGCCCATGAAGGTGGAAAAACTACCCATGGTGGGTAAGGAAACGGCCGCACAGCTGCGCCGCCGCGGCGTGGAAACGGTACAGACCCTGAGCGAAGTTCCCGTACAACTGCTGGAAGCCTGGCTGGGCAAGCATGGCATAGCGCTGTGGAACAAGGCCAATGGCATTGATGAAACACCGGTGGTCCCTTTTCATGAACAAAAATCCATTTCCACGGAAAATACTTTCCATGCAGACACCATTGACCTGCATTTCCTGCATGGAGAGCTGGTGCGTATGACGGAGAAGATCGCCTTTGAATTGCGCCAGCAGAACAAACTGGCCGGCTGCATTACCGTGAAGATCCGCTACGCTGATTTTCAAACCGTGAGCCGGCAGATGACCATTCCTTACAGCTGTGCAGACCACGTGTTGCTGGAAAAGGTGAAGGAGCTCTTTACAAAACTGAACGACCGGCGTCAGCTGATCCGCTTGATCGGCGTGCGTTTCAGCCACCTGGTGCAGGGCAATTACCAGATCAGTTTATTTGAAGATACCCAGGAAAAAATAGCCCTGTACCAGGCGATAGACGGGATTAAGAACCGCTTTGGGGGCGATGCGCTGATGCGCGGGGTGAACGTGGAGCAGCACAACGAGCGCAAACACCGGAAAGCAGGCGTGCTGCCATTTTACAAACCGGAACGGTACCTGAAAGAGGTGGCTAAAACCAGGCCCTATGTATCTTAA
- a CDS encoding DNA polymerase III subunit alpha, whose protein sequence is MYLNCKTSFSLRYGTMQTKTLVEQAKATGVTALALTNINMTADIWDFVQSCQQCGIQPIMGIEFRNGHHCCYIMLARSMQGLLQMNSFLSRHLEHDVPFPQRAPVLEDVFVIYPWGSLPMEALQAHELLGVRPRELNKLFRVNTAAYADRLVILQPVTLCDASQYELHTLLRAIDQNLLITQLPPESLARPDEVMLPPALLLERFAAYPHIIQNTLRIIQACDVHVDFRVNRNKLFFTGSREGDRTKLRQLAMEGMQRRYGADHAVALERVEKELRIIDQQDFNGYFLITWDIIDYARNRRGYFHVGRGSGANSIVAYCLDITDVDPVVLDLYFERFLNPYRSSPPDFDIDFSWKDRDDVIRYVFEKYGPEHTALLGTVSTFQRNATIRELGKVYGLPKGEIDKILANPYQTKLRADDDIHRKIWQYSQEMEDFPNHLSIHAGGILISEAPIRQYCGTHLPPKGFVTAQLDMHQAEAIGLHKFDILSQRGLGHIRDAVELIRHNRGVEIDIHDVKRFMADPHVQDALRNVNTIGCFYIESPAMRQLLKKLACDNYLTLVAASSIIRPGVAQSGMMRQYIWNYHHPDMVHYLHPMLKALLQETYGVMVYQEDVIKVAHYFADLELADADVLRRAMAGKYRGMEEFEKIRHQFFDNCRRKGHQEEVIAEVWRQIASFANFSFSKAHSASFAVESYQSLFLKTYFPAEFMVAVINNFGGFYNRELYFRELQRCGARVHPPCVNNSDEYTNISGEDVHIGFIHVEGLETKLVAQLLRSRHHHGPFESLEDFVARISPAPAQLELLIRIGAFNFTGLTRKELLWKSSPLVRTRPAHADQLIALFKDPPLDAPLPQLAYHPHEEAFEEIALLGFSVDSPFTVLAHEQDHYLPVRALDDKEGETVVMLGYLVCTKLRRTAKGEPMCFGTFLDREGAFLDTVHFPVSLQRYPFQKGGFYVLEGKVVKEFGVVSVDVQYMRKVGWMEDKFPEVVHY, encoded by the coding sequence ATGTATCTTAATTGCAAAACCAGTTTCAGCCTGCGGTACGGTACCATGCAAACCAAAACACTGGTGGAGCAGGCAAAGGCAACCGGTGTTACAGCACTGGCACTGACCAATATCAATATGACCGCGGATATATGGGACTTTGTACAAAGCTGCCAGCAGTGCGGCATTCAGCCCATTATGGGCATTGAGTTCCGCAACGGGCACCATTGCTGCTACATTATGCTGGCCCGCAGCATGCAGGGGTTGTTGCAGATGAATAGTTTCCTCTCCCGCCACCTGGAGCATGATGTGCCATTCCCACAACGGGCCCCTGTGCTGGAAGATGTATTTGTGATCTATCCCTGGGGAAGCTTGCCCATGGAAGCTTTGCAGGCGCACGAGCTGCTGGGCGTGCGGCCGCGCGAGCTGAATAAATTGTTCCGGGTAAATACAGCAGCCTATGCGGACAGGCTGGTGATCCTGCAGCCGGTAACACTGTGCGATGCCAGCCAGTATGAGCTGCATACCCTGCTGCGGGCCATTGACCAGAACCTGCTCATCACCCAGTTGCCGCCGGAAAGCCTGGCCCGGCCGGATGAAGTGATGTTGCCGCCCGCCCTGCTCCTGGAGCGGTTTGCAGCCTATCCGCATATTATACAGAACACCCTGCGTATTATACAGGCCTGCGATGTGCACGTGGATTTCAGGGTGAACCGCAATAAACTTTTCTTCACCGGCAGCCGGGAAGGAGACCGTACCAAACTACGGCAACTGGCCATGGAAGGGATGCAGCGCCGGTATGGCGCAGACCATGCCGTGGCGCTGGAAAGGGTGGAAAAGGAGTTGCGCATCATTGACCAGCAGGATTTTAACGGGTACTTCCTCATCACCTGGGATATTATAGATTATGCGCGCAACCGGCGCGGCTATTTCCACGTGGGGCGGGGCTCCGGGGCCAATTCCATCGTGGCCTACTGCCTGGATATTACCGATGTGGACCCCGTGGTGCTGGACCTTTACTTTGAGCGTTTCCTCAATCCTTACCGGAGCAGCCCCCCGGATTTTGATATTGATTTTTCCTGGAAAGACCGGGACGATGTGATCCGCTACGTGTTTGAAAAATATGGCCCGGAGCATACCGCATTACTGGGCACGGTAAGCACTTTTCAACGCAATGCCACTATCCGGGAGCTGGGCAAAGTATACGGGCTGCCCAAGGGCGAGATAGACAAGATCCTGGCAAACCCTTACCAGACAAAGCTCCGGGCGGATGATGATATTCACCGCAAGATCTGGCAATACAGCCAGGAGATGGAAGATTTTCCCAACCACCTCAGCATCCATGCCGGCGGTATTCTGATCAGCGAAGCGCCCATCCGCCAGTATTGCGGCACCCACCTGCCACCCAAAGGCTTTGTGACTGCACAACTGGACATGCACCAGGCGGAAGCCATTGGCCTGCATAAGTTTGATATCCTGAGCCAGCGGGGCCTGGGTCACATCCGCGATGCGGTGGAGCTGATCCGGCATAACCGCGGGGTGGAAATAGACATCCATGATGTGAAGCGCTTCATGGCCGATCCCCATGTGCAGGATGCCCTGCGCAACGTGAACACCATTGGCTGCTTTTACATCGAGTCGCCGGCTATGCGCCAGTTGCTGAAGAAGCTGGCCTGCGATAACTACCTGACGCTGGTGGCAGCCAGCTCCATCATCCGCCCGGGCGTGGCACAGTCCGGGATGATGCGCCAGTACATCTGGAATTATCACCACCCCGACATGGTGCACTACCTGCATCCCATGCTCAAAGCACTGCTACAGGAAACCTATGGAGTAATGGTGTACCAGGAAGATGTGATCAAAGTGGCGCACTACTTTGCAGACCTGGAACTGGCCGATGCAGATGTGCTGAGAAGGGCCATGGCAGGCAAGTACCGGGGGATGGAGGAATTTGAAAAGATCCGGCACCAGTTTTTCGACAACTGCCGGCGCAAAGGTCACCAGGAGGAGGTGATCGCAGAGGTGTGGCGGCAGATTGCCAGCTTTGCCAACTTTTCTTTTTCCAAGGCGCACTCCGCGAGTTTTGCCGTGGAAAGCTACCAGAGCCTGTTCCTGAAAACCTACTTCCCGGCGGAGTTTATGGTGGCGGTGATCAATAATTTCGGGGGCTTTTATAACCGGGAACTGTACTTCCGGGAATTACAGCGATGCGGGGCCAGGGTGCACCCGCCTTGTGTAAATAACAGTGACGAGTATACGAATATCAGCGGCGAGGATGTGCACATTGGGTTCATCCACGTAGAAGGGCTGGAAACAAAGCTGGTGGCACAGCTCCTGCGGTCGCGCCATCATCACGGCCCGTTTGAAAGCCTGGAAGATTTTGTGGCGCGCATCAGCCCTGCGCCGGCCCAGCTGGAACTGCTCATCCGCATTGGCGCGTTTAATTTCACAGGGCTTACCCGCAAGGAATTGTTATGGAAAAGCAGCCCCCTGGTAAGAACGCGCCCGGCGCATGCAGACCAGCTCATTGCGTTGTTCAAAGATCCACCGCTGGATGCGCCCCTGCCCCAGTTGGCCTATCATCCGCATGAAGAGGCATTTGAAGAAATAGCGTTGCTGGGCTTCAGCGTGGACTCGCCTTTTACCGTGCTGGCGCATGAGCAGGATCACTACCTGCCGGTGCGGGCGCTGGATGATAAAGAAGGGGAAACGGTGGTGATGCTGGGCTACCTGGTGTGCACCAAACTGCGGCGCACCGCGAAAGGGGAGCCGATGTGCTTTGGCACTTTCCTCGACCGGGAAGGCGCTTTCCTGGATACGGTGCATTTCCCGGTCAGTTTACAGCGCTATCCGTTCCAGAAAGGTGGGTTCTATGTGCTGGAAGGCAAGGTGGTAAAGGAATTTGGCGTAGTGTCTGTAGACGTCCAGTACATGCGGAAAGTAGGGTGGATGGAAGATAAATTCCCCGAGGTGGTGCATTATTGA
- a CDS encoding histone deacetylase family protein codes for MKIAFDACYIHPLPQEHRFPMVKYELIPAQLLREGVISPSQLFHPAPAPEADILRAHTVTYWHKLRDQTLTPREQRPTGFVQSPALTHREIVIAQGSIDCARFALQDGIAMNVAGGTHHAFADRGEGFCLLNDFAIAALHLLHHGLAKQILVIDLDVHQGNGTAAIFAHEPRVFTFSMHGQHNYPFHKETSDLDIPLPDGLDDAGYLRLLYDTLPHLLATVRPDFVFYLSGVDVLATDRFGKLHLTPAGCRARDVFVLETIKCAGLPCVVAMGGGYSPLVKDVVNAHCETFRAAMDIWGF; via the coding sequence ATGAAGATCGCTTTCGATGCATGTTACATACACCCGCTGCCACAGGAGCACCGCTTCCCGATGGTGAAATACGAGCTGATCCCCGCACAGCTCCTCCGCGAGGGTGTGATCAGTCCCTCCCAGTTATTCCACCCCGCGCCGGCACCGGAAGCAGACATCCTCCGCGCCCACACGGTCACCTACTGGCATAAGCTCCGGGACCAAACCCTTACGCCCAGGGAGCAGCGCCCCACCGGCTTTGTACAAAGCCCTGCCCTCACCCACCGAGAGATCGTGATTGCACAGGGCAGTATAGACTGCGCCCGCTTTGCCCTGCAGGACGGCATTGCCATGAACGTGGCCGGGGGCACCCATCACGCCTTTGCAGACCGGGGCGAGGGCTTTTGCCTGCTCAATGACTTTGCCATTGCCGCCCTGCACCTGCTGCACCATGGCCTGGCAAAGCAGATCCTGGTCATAGACCTGGATGTGCACCAGGGCAATGGCACGGCAGCCATCTTTGCCCACGAGCCGCGCGTCTTTACCTTCAGCATGCACGGGCAGCACAATTATCCTTTTCACAAAGAAACCTCTGACCTGGACATCCCCCTGCCGGATGGCCTGGACGATGCCGGCTATCTCCGCCTGCTGTATGACACACTTCCCCACCTCCTGGCTACTGTACGGCCGGATTTTGTGTTTTACCTTTCCGGCGTGGATGTACTGGCCACAGACCGTTTTGGCAAATTGCACCTCACACCCGCCGGCTGCCGTGCCCGTGATGTGTTTGTGCTGGAAACCATCAAGTGCGCCGGCCTTCCTTGCGTAGTGGCCATGGGCGGCGGCTATTCCCCGTTGGTAAAAGACGTGGTGAACGCGCATTGCGAAACCTTCCGCGCCGCCATGGATATCTGGGGGTTTTAA